The following proteins come from a genomic window of Nitrospira sp.:
- a CDS encoding putative Fe-S assembly protein, whose translation MDLKWQDTEEIAIRLVEEHPETDPLTMRFTDMHAWVVALPEFKDDPKKSNEKILEAIQMAWHEEYQDSKS comes from the coding sequence ATGGACCTGAAGTGGCAAGATACCGAAGAAATCGCCATCCGGTTGGTAGAGGAACATCCTGAGACCGATCCGCTTACCATGCGCTTTACCGACATGCATGCGTGGGTCGTCGCTCTGCCGGAGTTTAAGGACGACCCTAAGAAATCGAACGAGAAAATCCTGGAGGCGATTCAGATGGCTTGGCACGAGGAGTATCAAGATTCGAAATCATAA
- a CDS encoding iron-sulfur cluster assembly accessory protein, with translation MDTTNIETQAPIISLTDAALKEVKRLINVQGIEGGGLRLGVKGGGCSGLSYTINFDEKIGQYDQVYEIDGIRVIVDAKSAIYLQGTQLDYQKDLMGGNFKFLNPNANKTCGCGESFSA, from the coding sequence ATGGACACGACAAATATCGAGACGCAGGCTCCGATCATCTCGCTCACCGACGCAGCCTTGAAGGAAGTTAAGCGACTGATCAATGTCCAAGGAATCGAAGGAGGCGGACTCCGCCTCGGGGTGAAGGGAGGAGGCTGTTCGGGCCTCAGCTACACGATTAATTTCGATGAGAAGATCGGACAGTACGATCAAGTCTATGAGATCGATGGTATCAGAGTGATCGTCGATGCGAAGAGCGCCATTTATCTCCAAGGAACCCAATTGGACTACCAAAAGGACCTCATGGGCGGAAACTTCAAGTTTCTCAACCCGAACGCCAACAAGACCTGCGGCTGCGGAGAATCATTCTCAGCCTGA
- a CDS encoding Chaperone protein DnaK translates to MARIVGIDLGTTNSLVAYMKDGQPCIVPDRNGRTMVPSVVALTDNGLIVGDSAKEHLTRNPERTVYSVKRFMGKGLADVENELAYFPYHLTETGGVIRIRLGQKSYSPPQISAMILKELRLRAEAYLSESITKAVITVPAYFNDSQRQATKDAGLIAGLEVLRIINEPTAASLAYGLQKNTQGTIAVYDFGGGTFDISILKLKDGIFEVLATHGDTHLGGDDVDRLLVDLFIGEIREREGIDLSGYPDHIQAVRLEAERAKIRLSDDLKTEIAVELPENKGRFTRELTRDQLESLARSVIERTLVPCRMALKDAGLNPKDIDEVVLVGGSTRMPLVRQLVEALFGKSPHCHLNPDEVVALGAAVQADILGGGTTDMLLLDVTPLSLGIETMGGVMSSLIRRNTTIPASSKEMFTTYVDGQTGVDIHILQGERELVKDNRSLARFRLKVPPLPAGVPRIEVTFLIDANGILNVTATDMRTGQSQSIEVKPSYGLSDIEVEKMIEDSFKFAADDINARKLIEARLDAEALIKTTDKSLAEAGHLVAPEEADAIRTALSQLSTTKDGTDPRAIRARMLELEQAAKHLNVVMLEDSLKKGLRGKKVSEVT, encoded by the coding sequence ATGGCACGTATAGTCGGCATCGATCTCGGCACAACCAATTCGCTGGTGGCGTACATGAAGGACGGGCAGCCCTGTATTGTCCCGGACCGCAACGGTCGGACGATGGTCCCGTCGGTCGTGGCCTTGACGGACAACGGACTGATTGTCGGAGATTCGGCGAAAGAGCATTTAACACGAAATCCCGAGCGTACCGTCTATTCCGTGAAGCGTTTCATGGGCAAGGGGTTAGCCGATGTCGAGAACGAGCTCGCCTATTTTCCGTACCACCTCACTGAAACCGGCGGCGTCATTCGGATCCGACTGGGCCAAAAGAGTTACTCGCCGCCGCAGATCTCCGCCATGATCCTCAAGGAATTGAGGTTACGCGCGGAGGCATATCTCAGCGAAAGCATCACGAAGGCCGTCATTACCGTTCCTGCTTACTTCAATGACAGCCAGCGACAGGCCACCAAAGATGCCGGTCTCATTGCCGGGTTGGAAGTCTTGCGGATCATCAATGAGCCGACCGCCGCCTCTCTGGCTTACGGACTTCAGAAAAACACGCAAGGCACGATCGCCGTGTATGATTTCGGGGGCGGCACGTTCGATATATCGATACTGAAATTGAAAGACGGTATCTTTGAAGTGCTCGCGACTCATGGAGATACACATCTTGGCGGAGACGATGTCGATCGTTTGTTGGTTGATCTCTTTATAGGAGAAATCCGAGAGCGCGAAGGAATCGACCTAAGCGGCTATCCCGACCACATACAGGCCGTCCGGCTGGAAGCTGAACGTGCAAAGATACGCCTTTCGGACGATCTCAAGACCGAGATCGCCGTCGAGCTACCGGAGAACAAAGGACGCTTTACCAGAGAGCTGACGCGTGATCAGCTTGAATCGCTGGCGAGGAGTGTGATTGAACGCACTTTGGTTCCTTGTCGTATGGCGTTAAAGGACGCCGGACTCAACCCGAAAGACATTGATGAAGTGGTCTTGGTGGGCGGCTCCACTCGCATGCCGTTGGTTCGGCAGCTCGTGGAAGCGCTGTTCGGGAAATCTCCGCATTGCCACCTGAATCCGGATGAAGTCGTCGCACTGGGGGCGGCTGTTCAAGCCGATATTCTCGGCGGCGGGACGACAGATATGCTGTTGCTCGATGTGACGCCCCTATCTCTCGGCATCGAAACGATGGGCGGCGTCATGAGCAGTCTGATCCGCCGGAATACGACCATCCCGGCGAGCTCCAAGGAAATGTTCACGACCTATGTCGACGGTCAGACCGGAGTAGACATTCATATCCTGCAAGGCGAGCGCGAACTCGTCAAAGACAACCGGAGCTTGGCACGATTTCGCCTCAAGGTTCCTCCTCTCCCGGCCGGCGTACCGCGCATTGAGGTAACCTTCTTGATCGATGCCAACGGAATCTTGAATGTCACGGCGACGGACATGCGGACGGGCCAAAGTCAATCGATCGAGGTCAAACCTTCCTACGGATTGTCCGACATCGAAGTGGAGAAAATGATCGAGGACTCGTTCAAGTTTGCCGCGGATGATATCAACGCACGGAAGCTGATCGAAGCTCGCTTAGATGCCGAAGCCTTAATCAAGACGACCGATAAATCATTGGCGGAAGCGGGACATCTGGTGGCACCTGAGGAAGCCGATGCTATCCGCACTGCATTGTCGCAATTGTCCACCACAAAGGACGGAACAGATCCCCGTGCCATCCGGGCACGTATGCTGGAACTCGAACAGGCCGCCAAGCATTTGAACGTCGTAATGCTGGAAGATTCCCTCAAAAAGGGTCTGAGAGGGAAAAAAGTTTCTGAAGTAACGTGA
- a CDS encoding multimodular transpeptidase-transglycosylase → MPGDERFIEIQERPRRRLRSWQIAFISAVAVTIVGATTAVGVVWHFAQDLPSLDLLQNYQPSLVTTVYSDDRQPIGQFFIERRILTPLPEIPKTLTQAVIATEDARFFEHPGLDYIGMLRAAWTNIRHGGRKVEGASTITQQLARSLFLSSERSYERKIRELILAYKMEAVSGKEQILETYLNQIYFGQGAYGVGSAAHSYFGKDVRALTLAESAFLAGLPKSPSRFSPFTAYELAKKRQEHVLARMEEVGFITAAERDAAAREKLNFHRPGSEHLAPYFVEYVRQLLVAKYGESMVYKGGLQIYTTLNLEMQKAAESAFLNGVRELDKREGWRGPRRTVDLAAVQPVGLAQADQLLKPGYLGEGVVLRVAKDHYVVQVGAFTAKLAFDDMAWAKRILKGPDPAVDFIVNPNLKSLLKPGDVIEIGVKKLTKDGVQLTLEQTPIVEGGLIAIDPKGGAIRAMVGGYDFSRSEYNRAVQAHRQPGSAFKPLIYATAMSQGLSPATQILDAPVVYEQEEDDKIWKPENYGRKFHGMVSLRDALAQSHNLATVRLLDKVGVKNVIEFSRTVGVTSPLPADLSLGLGTSSVGLMELTSVYGVFLNQGSRVEPFAVKSVKDNMGKVLEVTESEPHEVIAKETAYLIVNMMEDVVQRGTGQAAKVLGRPIAGKTGTTNDYINAWFIGGTPNLVAGVYVGFDDRRSLGESETGARSALPIWTAFMKEALKQLPVVPFEIPDGVTFVKVDAATGLLESEQEGEAEKGTVELFAKGSEPTQKAQRRPDPTDFYKLDQIPEGQPAGDGNL, encoded by the coding sequence ATGCCAGGCGATGAACGGTTCATCGAGATTCAGGAACGGCCACGCCGTCGCCTGCGCTCATGGCAGATCGCATTCATCAGTGCCGTGGCGGTCACCATCGTCGGAGCCACGACGGCCGTGGGGGTCGTGTGGCATTTTGCGCAGGATCTTCCCTCTCTCGACCTGCTCCAAAACTACCAACCCAGTCTCGTCACCACCGTCTATTCGGATGATCGTCAGCCCATCGGCCAATTCTTCATCGAACGCCGTATCTTGACGCCGCTTCCTGAAATTCCCAAAACGCTGACACAGGCCGTCATCGCGACGGAAGACGCGCGATTTTTCGAACACCCGGGGTTGGACTATATCGGGATGCTGCGCGCGGCTTGGACGAACATTCGGCACGGAGGGCGGAAGGTCGAAGGCGCCAGCACGATCACACAACAATTGGCTCGTTCGCTCTTTCTCTCGTCCGAGCGGTCCTATGAGCGGAAGATTCGTGAGCTCATCTTGGCCTACAAGATGGAGGCTGTGTCGGGCAAAGAACAGATTCTCGAAACCTACCTGAACCAAATCTACTTCGGGCAGGGGGCCTACGGCGTGGGCTCAGCGGCTCATTCCTATTTCGGAAAAGACGTCCGAGCGCTGACTCTGGCCGAATCCGCGTTTTTAGCCGGTCTGCCGAAGTCGCCCAGCCGGTTTTCTCCTTTCACCGCCTATGAATTGGCGAAGAAGCGCCAAGAGCATGTTCTCGCGCGAATGGAGGAGGTTGGGTTTATTACAGCAGCGGAACGGGACGCGGCCGCTCGCGAAAAATTGAATTTCCATCGGCCTGGAAGCGAACACCTTGCGCCATACTTCGTCGAATACGTCCGTCAACTGCTTGTGGCGAAGTACGGAGAGTCCATGGTGTACAAGGGCGGTCTCCAAATTTACACGACCTTGAATTTGGAGATGCAAAAAGCCGCTGAGTCAGCGTTCTTGAACGGGGTTCGCGAGCTCGACAAGCGGGAAGGCTGGCGAGGGCCTCGGCGAACAGTCGATTTGGCGGCCGTTCAGCCCGTGGGCCTGGCCCAGGCGGATCAGCTGCTCAAACCCGGCTATCTCGGTGAAGGGGTCGTCTTAAGGGTGGCAAAGGATCATTATGTGGTCCAAGTCGGCGCATTTACCGCGAAGCTGGCGTTTGACGACATGGCATGGGCCAAGCGGATACTCAAAGGGCCGGATCCCGCGGTGGACTTCATCGTGAACCCGAATCTCAAATCACTGTTGAAACCTGGGGATGTCATCGAAATCGGCGTGAAGAAGCTCACCAAAGATGGAGTGCAACTCACACTGGAGCAGACGCCGATCGTCGAAGGAGGATTGATCGCGATCGATCCTAAAGGGGGTGCGATTCGCGCGATGGTGGGTGGATATGATTTCTCCCGCAGTGAATACAACCGTGCGGTGCAGGCTCACCGGCAACCGGGGTCTGCGTTCAAGCCGCTCATTTATGCGACCGCGATGAGTCAAGGGTTGAGCCCTGCCACACAGATCCTCGATGCCCCGGTCGTCTATGAGCAGGAAGAGGACGATAAGATTTGGAAGCCGGAAAATTACGGCCGCAAGTTTCACGGCATGGTGAGTCTCCGGGATGCGCTGGCTCAGTCACATAATCTTGCGACGGTTCGATTGTTGGACAAGGTCGGTGTGAAAAACGTGATCGAGTTCTCGCGTACTGTCGGGGTCACGAGCCCGCTCCCTGCCGATCTGTCCTTGGGACTCGGCACATCTTCCGTAGGCTTGATGGAATTGACGTCGGTGTATGGCGTATTTTTGAATCAGGGAAGTCGAGTGGAACCCTTTGCGGTCAAATCGGTCAAAGATAACATGGGTAAGGTGCTGGAAGTGACCGAGTCCGAGCCTCATGAAGTCATCGCCAAAGAAACCGCCTATTTGATTGTCAACATGATGGAGGATGTCGTGCAGAGGGGAACCGGGCAAGCGGCGAAGGTGCTGGGGCGCCCGATTGCCGGGAAAACCGGTACGACGAACGACTACATCAATGCCTGGTTTATCGGTGGAACACCGAATCTGGTCGCCGGCGTCTATGTCGGCTTTGACGATCGCCGCTCCCTCGGAGAGAGCGAGACGGGAGCCCGTTCAGCCTTACCGATTTGGACCGCGTTCATGAAAGAGGCGCTGAAGCAGCTTCCTGTCGTCCCGTTTGAGATTCCCGACGGGGTGACCTTTGTGAAAGTCGATGCCGCCACCGGACTTTTGGAATCAGAGCAAGAAGGAGAAGCGGAAAAAGGAACGGTTGAACTCTTTGCAAAGGGGAGTGAGCCTACTCAGAAAGCGCAGCGTCGACCGGATCCAACGGATTTTTATAAGCTCGATCAGATTCCCGAGGGACAGCCGGCTGGAGACGGAAACTTGTAG
- a CDS encoding Chaperone protein HscB has translation MARCPCPFLLMANDQSSISSDPRRQLQMARSMCWHCQSEVTGEYFCERCVKVQPVSKETDYFTCLGFPRRLTLDPKKLEAKFYELSRTFHPDFYQTKSQAEQTISLSNAAVLNTAYRTLRDPIQRAEYLLALETGSVKDIRTSPPADLFEEILELQDTLEEYRASDRGSDQGHRLRVTLQTEQEALERRKEEMESKLRQLFADWDKLQDTGEATSPARAERDRILKQMRDLLSHRTYINNIVNDLTATIA, from the coding sequence ATGGCACGGTGCCCATGCCCGTTTTTGCTCATGGCTAACGATCAATCATCAATTTCTTCAGATCCCCGTCGCCAGCTGCAGATGGCCCGTAGCATGTGCTGGCATTGTCAGTCGGAAGTGACGGGGGAATACTTCTGTGAGCGTTGCGTGAAGGTCCAGCCGGTTTCAAAAGAAACCGACTATTTCACTTGTCTTGGGTTTCCACGGCGCCTCACGCTCGACCCAAAGAAATTGGAGGCCAAGTTCTACGAGCTGAGCCGGACATTTCATCCTGACTTTTATCAAACCAAGAGCCAGGCCGAACAGACCATCAGCCTCAGCAATGCCGCTGTTCTCAATACTGCCTATCGCACACTCCGGGATCCCATTCAGCGAGCGGAATACCTATTGGCTCTGGAGACCGGGTCGGTCAAAGACATTAGAACTTCCCCGCCGGCCGATCTCTTCGAAGAAATTCTGGAGCTTCAAGATACCCTGGAAGAATACCGGGCATCGGATCGTGGTTCGGATCAGGGCCACCGGCTCCGCGTTACTCTGCAGACTGAACAGGAGGCGTTGGAGCGACGCAAGGAAGAGATGGAATCCAAACTTCGGCAGTTGTTTGCCGACTGGGATAAGCTACAAGATACCGGAGAAGCCACGAGCCCGGCGAGGGCGGAACGGGACAGAATCCTGAAGCAAATGCGCGATCTCCTGTCGCATCGGACATATATCAATAATATTGTCAATGACTTGACTGCAACAATCGCCTGA